The following are from one region of the Alistipes sp. ZOR0009 genome:
- the yaaA gene encoding peroxide stress protein YaaA → MKIVISPAKTLDFKSEVPVAEFTEPQFLDRSERLIEALRQLHPADIASLMHVSDKLAVLNFERFQKWHLPFTPDNARQAVYAFDGDVYDGLDIRSLTPQQVDYLKGRLRILSGLYGVLRPLDLIQPYRLEMGSKLGVGEAKNLYQFWGSTITDALNLEFLLLENPTLVNLASEEYFKSIIPSSINARIVTPVFMEDRGDRPRVIALMAKRARGMMVRFLAEQNIQEVEDIKTFDYGGYAYNPDLSTMDRWVFVR, encoded by the coding sequence ATGAAGATTGTTATTTCTCCAGCAAAAACGCTCGATTTTAAAAGTGAAGTTCCTGTAGCAGAATTTACCGAACCGCAATTTCTCGATAGGTCGGAGCGGCTGATTGAAGCGCTCCGCCAGCTGCATCCGGCCGACATTGCCAGCCTGATGCACGTCAGCGACAAGCTGGCTGTGCTCAACTTCGAGCGCTTCCAGAAGTGGCACCTGCCATTTACCCCCGATAACGCCCGTCAGGCGGTGTATGCCTTCGACGGCGACGTGTACGATGGGCTCGACATCCGCAGCCTAACCCCCCAGCAGGTAGACTACCTAAAGGGGCGCCTGCGCATCCTCTCGGGGCTGTACGGGGTGCTTCGTCCGCTCGACCTCATCCAGCCCTACCGCCTCGAAATGGGCAGCAAGCTGGGCGTGGGCGAGGCCAAGAACCTCTACCAGTTTTGGGGCAGCACCATCACCGATGCGCTGAACCTCGAATTCCTGCTACTCGAAAATCCAACCTTGGTAAACCTCGCCTCCGAGGAGTACTTTAAGTCGATTATCCCCTCCAGCATAAACGCCCGCATCGTAACGCCCGTGTTTATGGAGGATAGGGGCGATAGGCCACGCGTAATTGCCCTGATGGCCAAGCGCGCCCGCGGCATGATGGTGCGCTTTTTGGCCGAGCAAAACATACAGGAGGTGGAGGATATCAAAACCTTCGACTACGGCGGCTACGCCTACAACCCCGACCTATCGACGATGGATCGTTGGGTGTTTGTTCGGTAG
- the tsaD gene encoding tRNA (adenosine(37)-N6)-threonylcarbamoyltransferase complex transferase subunit TsaD, with product MAVTILAIESSCDDTSAAVIRDQVLLSNVIANQDVHQKYGGVIPELASRAHQQNIIPVVHRALEMANVEVSDIDAIAFTSGPGLLGSLLVGTSFAKGLSISLNVPLVEVNHLQGHILAHFIQKPDQEPVQPQFPFLCLLVSGGHSQIVVVRDHLEMEIIGQTLDDAAGEAFDKCAKVMGLPYPGGPMIDKLAKEGDAKAFKFAKPQIPDLNYSFSGLKTSFLYFLRDAVAQNPNFIEEHKADLCASIQYTIIEVLMDKLVKAAKQTGIRQIAVAGGVSANSGLRDRLVEEGIKRRWSVFIPEFGYTTDNAAMIGITGYFRYLKGERTPLSVAPVTRIKL from the coding sequence ATGGCAGTTACAATTTTAGCGATAGAATCTTCGTGTGATGACACTTCGGCAGCGGTAATCCGAGATCAGGTGCTGCTCTCTAACGTTATTGCCAACCAGGATGTGCACCAGAAGTATGGTGGCGTTATTCCCGAGTTGGCCTCTAGGGCGCATCAGCAAAACATAATTCCGGTGGTACATCGGGCGCTCGAAATGGCCAACGTGGAGGTGTCGGACATCGACGCCATTGCCTTTACAAGCGGCCCGGGGCTGCTGGGCTCGCTGCTGGTTGGTACGTCTTTTGCAAAGGGGCTATCCATATCGCTGAACGTACCCTTGGTGGAGGTAAACCACCTGCAGGGGCACATCCTGGCGCACTTTATACAGAAGCCCGATCAGGAGCCTGTGCAGCCGCAGTTTCCGTTCCTTTGCCTGCTCGTATCGGGAGGGCACTCGCAGATTGTGGTGGTACGCGACCATTTAGAGATGGAAATCATCGGTCAAACGCTTGACGATGCCGCCGGCGAGGCCTTCGACAAGTGCGCCAAGGTGATGGGGCTGCCCTATCCCGGAGGCCCCATGATTGATAAGCTGGCCAAGGAGGGCGACGCCAAGGCGTTTAAGTTCGCTAAGCCGCAGATTCCGGATTTGAACTACAGCTTTAGCGGCCTTAAGACATCGTTCCTCTACTTTTTGAGGGATGCCGTAGCCCAGAACCCCAACTTTATTGAGGAGCATAAGGCCGACCTGTGCGCATCCATCCAGTATACCATTATAGAGGTGCTTATGGACAAGCTCGTAAAGGCGGCTAAGCAAACCGGCATACGCCAGATTGCCGTAGCCGGCGGCGTATCGGCCAACTCGGGGCTGCGCGATAGGCTGGTAGAGGAGGGCATAAAGCGCAGGTGGAGCGTCTTTATTCCAGAGTTTGGCTACACCACCGATAATGCCGCCATGATTGGCATAACGGGATACTTCCGCTACCTTAAGGGCGAGCGCACGCCGCTTTCGGTGGCTCCGGTAACGCGGATTAAGCTTTAG